Genomic window (Lutra lutra chromosome 2, mLutLut1.2, whole genome shotgun sequence):
TAGTGCAGAGAACAAGAGGGGTGCaggggaaaactgaataggaagaaatcagagagggagacaaaccagatgagactcttaactccaggaaaaGAGTTTGGTTCTAGATGTAAATAACTCAGTAGTCGTATCTGAAcctgaacaaacaaaacaggaagtACTTCCCTTCATCAGCCATTCCTGGATTGGTATAGGCCAGACTGGAAAGACTTGATATGCCCTGTATCCTGAGAGTGGGCAGACTGGGATAGCACTGGGATAGGGACTTAAGGATCATAAAAGGATAATCATTTATGGGAAGGCACATGggtttcttttctcaaatttgaAACTAGAGATTCATCAGATTCAGGGATTCAGATAAATATatctctattttgttttaatcaataaaaacaaaatgatgaacaATGAGGTGACTATTTTTGGGCATACTAATATAAGACCAGTCTTCTGCCAGTGTTCCCCTTTGCTGTCTTCTCCTTTGCTATCCACCCTCTGCCACCACTATCTTGGGAATATCTGGACTTTGATGAAGCTGTCCAAAGGCAAATAGATCAGATTAGGATGTTAAATATACTGTCTAATAATCTAGAAGTTGGTTCCCTGGTGGTGGTTTGGGAGACATGGTGGACAGGGGAAGGAGTATAGCAGGGAGATATTTTTCATAAGATGGcatgaggcaaagggagagagaaagacatattTTGGAGGTCCCGAGTTGGGAGAGAAGAGCAGATGGGAAAAAAGGCTCCAAGAGAAGGATAGGGTCGCTGGGGGCCTGCTTTTCTCTCCGTTCAACAGTTCCATATTGAGGTTATTTCTGAAGACAAGAAGTGACACTGGATGACTTAGTCTTCGATGTCCTTGCTTATCCATAAGCTTGTACTATGTGTTGTGTGGCCTTCGGAGCAcgtgctccaccacttgctgctTCTGGGGAAACCACACGGCCATCCACCTGCCCACATACCAGCTCATGTGTGTACGATTCTTCTACAAGGCCCTCTCCGAGTGTTGTGGTTTTGTGACAAAAGGAGCAGCCTGAATTCACCTCCAGATGCAAATATTCAGCCCTCGCTCTGACATCCTGtgcaatttaattttcttctctatcaCCAACCAAAAATTCTGAAACCAATAGAGTAAACAACCCAAGGGATTACTTTGCAGGCCAAGACCACCATGCTGCCAGGCTCCACCACTCCTGAAggcattcctttttatgacttttattccAAATGATAAACAGATCTCTGGCTACATACATGGCTCTGTTACTAttgtcttctctcccctcttGGCTAGTGAATAAGGCCATTTCTCAGTGGTGTTTTTGGGGTGTTGTGTTATAAGGACTGAATTATGGAGCATAGTTCCTTTCCCCATTCACAGTATTTGTTACTAAACTCAGGTGAGTCCTTGGAGCCAGGGTAGGAAGCACCAGGAATCTGTCTTCCCACCCAGATAAAGATTACATTGGCAGaaaaaggtaacctacagaataggagaacaTATATGCAAATCATATCCAATAAGAGGTCAATCTTCAGAATATACAGAGAACAACTAAAACtcaacattaaaagaataaacaacatgattcaaaaatgggcaaagaacttgaatacatttctccaaagaagagatataaatggccaataagcccaggaaaagatgttcagcatcactgaTCATTATGGAAAGGCAcatcaaaactaccatgagatagTGCTTCCCGCCCATTAGGTTGGCTActatcaaagaaagagaaaatagcaagtgttggtgagtatCTGAAGAAATTAAAACCCTGTGTGTTGTTGGTGGGATTGTGAAATGGTATAGTCACCATGGAAAATAAAAGGGCAAAGAATTAAGCATAAAATTACATATGATCTAGCACAGCCTCATCTGGGTACataccccaaagaattgaaagcagggtttTGAAGAGATTCTTGGACGCCCATGTTCGTATAAGTATTATTCAAAgtagctaaaatgtggaagcaaccccagtgtccatcaaccTAAGAAAGGATAAGGAGAATGTGGTATATGCGTACAATGGAGTAtcattcaaccttaaaaaggaagaaaattctgaaatatgcACAACACGGATGAATCCTGAGGACGGGAAGTATTATGGCAactgccaggggctgagggacaTTGggatggggagttagtgtttaatgggtgcagagtttcagttttacaagatggaTGACAAGGATGGATGGCACGAGGGCTACACAATATAAAAGTAGCTCAAACcgctgaactgtacacttaaaagtgacaaattttattttatgtgtattttaccaaaagaaaacacTGTGGAAAAAGAAACAGTAGGAGCAGACTTAGAACCTGCTGCTGCATGGAAATTTGGGGCAGAATGGAATTTATCTACTGCCTCTAGACGTTACACGAAAACCAGAGCCAGAACCGAGTACAGGCAAGGCTTAGGGAGCAGTTGCAAAAGGCTTTAAGATGACCTTGGCAACGACCTCCAGTCAGGAGTGTCTGAGGGGCGCTGCCCAGGAAGAGGACGCTACAGCAGCCTCTTCCACAGCGAAAGACCCAAACACTCTAGAGCGGAAAGCAGCTTCTGTAGAATAAATCGTGGAGTTTGGACCTCTGGACCCAGCACAGGTGTGAGTCGGAGTCTCCAGGTGAGTGGGCTCTTGTGACAAGCTTCAACCACGTTGTGATCCGAAAACGTTTCTGAGTCACCAGAGAGATGAAGCCGGTGTTCCAGCAGGGACGCCGCCGTCCCTGGCAGCCGGAGCGGGGCAGGCGACCGTCACTGCGCCAGGGACAGGTGGGCACAGACCTGATTACAGGCCGACAACACAACACGGAGCCGCTCCAGCAGCCGTGGCAGGTTGGACTCTCCCGAGAGGGCGGCAGCAGGATTTCTCTTCAGGGACTCTTCAGGGACGTTGCCACAGCACAGGAGAGTGAGTTTCCGTGTCTCCTCGCTTCGCACCTGGGTGGACCTTTGCAACTGCCTCAACTGAGAGAGCTCGGCAGAAGGATGCTCTGTGGCCTCCGAGGCCAGGTCATGAAGATGCTGCGCGTTTCCATCTTGTCCTCTTGAGCTGCTTCCCTCGGACCGGCCGCAGCCATCTGTGAGGCCGACCAAGCAGCTTCGTAGCTAACGCGGACCGCAGCCCAAGGCTCCAGCCCCGCTGAACCACTAACCAAGGGGCAGCAGCAGGTGGCCGTGAGGGCGCCACCCGGAAggctctcccccagccccaggtgaGCCGCCCCGTTGCACACGGCATGAACAAGACGGGGATTCTGCCTGAATTGTTGACCTTTGAGTAGAAGAAATGACTGTAGCTCTTTAAGCCACGAAGCAGCCACAGGTGAGTCTGAAGCAGGATCCACGGATAATCTTTCCATTCCCTGGAAGGTGAGATGAATTCTCTTCTGCTGttctttgctttgaaaatttGTAAATCACCTACACGTCTCCCTTTCCAGCCCCACCTTCCTCACAGGAGTCGCTGCTTCTTGGCTCTAGCAATTGACCTTTAGCTTGTGGTAGCATTTAAGGAGGGTTTGATTTAATTAAGGCAAGTAGCCTGGTACGAGGAAACCGTAGGCATTTCCTATGCCCAGGAGAAACATGATGTCGAGAGTGGGAGAATGAGtctaaataataaaacttttcagTTAGATCAAAGATTATAAGAAAAGTCCTATTTGCCATGCATTTTATGTgcaaatatgcataaaatatgttgtgatttttaaataagcaatctggaaaacattttttgttttttatgtaacAGCAGAATTTCACCGCCATCCTGCACCTTTGGAGGTGTGGTTCCTGGACTGGAAAGCTGAGGTAGAACTAAACTGCTCTGCATAGGAAAGGCCTGTGGACCggccccatgttcactgcagcgtTATTCGCATGGCTGACATGGAAACagtctaagtgtccatcaaaggACGATGGgtgaggaagatgtggtgtatatacacaatggaacgttccccagccattaaaaaagaaggcagttcggggcgcctgggtggctcagtgggttaagccactgccttcggctcaggtcatgatctcagggtcctggaatcgggccccacatcgggctctctgctcagtggggagcctgcttccccctgcctctctgcctacttgtgatctctctctctttctctctctctgtcaaataaataagtaaaatctttaaaaaaaaaaaaaagaagaaggcagtTCTGTTATTTGGGACGGCAATGGATAGACCTTGAAGggattaagctaagtgaaagaagtcagactgtgaaagacaaacactgcatgGTGTTGCTTCTATGGAAATCTAAGATAAAGAAATGGACTACCTGAACTCATAGACAGATGGATTGTGGGTTGACAGAGGTGGGCATAGTGGGGTAGGTGAAATGGTGAAGGGAGCCGAATgtccaaacttccagttataaaataaatatgttatggGGATGTAGTGTACAGCATGGTGGAATACATTGTAAAGTATTATATATCGGAAAGTTGGGAAGAGAGTAATCTTAAAACTTCTCAACACGAGAAAAAATTACAACTATGTTCAGGGATAGttaaacttattgtggtgatcattttccAATATGTACATGGGTTGTATCATAATATTGTACACCTATAactcaattatatctcaatatttGAAAATGCCACATTAACCTTggtgcagggaaggagggggagtggagaaAGAAAGGTATGTGGAGCTCCTGTGGCTGGCTCGCTGCAGATGGCTTTAGGGAGGATGGAAATGTCTAATGCCAATTTCAGTTAGAAGTCTTGCTGTGTGGCTTACGACAGAAATCCTCTCTTTCGTCCATAGAATCTATAGTAAACTCTGCATCGCTCAGCCAGTACTCCTCGAGTGTATTTATTTCAGCCTTGAGTGGGGCTAAGGAGTGCCGAAGGTCATCCTGGCTCCCAAAGGGAGGCCCAAGGTAGGTCAAAGTACCACCCTTTTGGGAGTGAGGTAATGCCCAGAGTGATTCCTTGCCTACCAGTGGTGGGAAAGTCTAAAATTAGAAAAGTCTTGACAacatttaaaacactttttattgTGGACATTTCCAAACATATATAAAGATAGAAAAGTGGAATCATCTTTATGTGTCAATcatcctccaaaaaaaaaaaaaaaaacctttcgaaattaaaaaaaaaagattctccatGTACCCATCATTCAGCTTTAATATTTTGACAAATTtgggttcattttttaaaagttatattataGTTTTTCATAAAGCTGTATCCAAAGACACTGATgcgtcattgaacactacatctgaagctgatgatgtactatatgttggctcatggaatttaagtaaaaaaataaagacacaagaCATGTTgaggatattaattttttattagcagTCATTTTAGAGAACAGCactggaaatttatttcttttgaaataaactgGAAATTAAAAGTGTCTTGAAGCCATTGGAAACCATATGATTGGTTGAATTAGTTTCTCAAATGTGTGGTGAGATAGCACTCAACAGGTGCAGTATTTCTTTCACCACATTGTGAATGTGACCTGtagaaaccagaagaagaaaggagagagtaaatgaatgaacaaattaggATTTATCAGTTTCATCTGTCTTCACATTATCTTGTTCTAAGTATCAAAACTTTCCATTCCACCCATCCCCTACCACCATGTTTTGGCATATTTTGAGATCTATATCAAATCATGGCCCCTGGTTCAGTATAATCCATTAGAAAGAGTCACAATCACCAGTTAAGATTCAGACGAGTCTCCTAGGTTAGGGCCTCATTATGCTTCCTTGCTTGAAAGTTGCACTGATCTATTCTCCCACAATATTTGTTAAGTGCCTGCTAGGTATCAAGCATTGTTGCTAGGTGGTTGAGGGAAACAATGGAGCACTCTGTAGATTGCCAGAGTCAACTTCTGTTGTCAAATGTCAGTGGGTCATCAACCATGTCAAGGTAAGGGTCTCCAAAAGGCAGAGAGCACCAAACAGTCTTTTTCATTGACTGTACAGGTACTGTCACATCCTCCTTCCCTCAGGACTACTTAGGCATCAAATTCTGAGTCAAGTTGTTAATATAGGACTTTTAACAAATGTCACTGCTTGAAAAGAGAGACAACAGCCAATTCTCTGGAGGTAGAATAtaaggaggaaaaagaataataagaaaactCCCTATCATGACTCTGCCTGAAACTGAGTAAAGCATGTTAGTCATTCCAGGAAGCCATTGAAACAGTCAGAAGACAAATGCTAGGATACAAAAATTCAACATGAGACGAACTAATATGGTTGTGAAGAAGACATCATTTTGTGGGGTGTGTGGCAAAGAAATAActaggaaagagagagattgggcCAGTGACAACTTACACTCATGAATGTTGCACTTTGATCAAACATTCACAAAGACCTCTGGGTGGGAAAGGATTGTATAGATAATAGTCATTCCCGGGGAAAACTAAGCTTTGATTGCGAATTCCACGGGGACTGGCAATAAGAGATCAAAAGATAGGACACGTAAACAATTACCCACCTGTCTGAGAGAAATAGCTGCTCAGAAGATGAAAAATGTGACTAGGGGAGCTGGGAAACAGGGAAATGAGCAGCTACCCAACTCTGACAACACTGCCACCAAAACGTCAGTAACTTCTCCTCATAGTGGGGGCTTTGGGACTTTTGGATAACTGAGTGAAATATCCACCCTGAATTTATAGAAACTAAAGTAGCTTCCCGTAGCTTTGGAGGAGGGATTCTTATACTAATATTCTGGTGTTGCCAAGAACACAGAAGTAGGCACGTTACACAGTCACACTTACTATAACACCTCATCTGGTTAGTGTGGTAGCAGCACACCTAGGAACTAGACTTGGGGAAATGAATGGTAACACGCACACCTCAGCTAAATCAAATCACGGTCTTGTGAAGATATGCATGGATGACACGGGACCTGTTCACTGGTATGTCACACGGCAGACAACCCAACAAACCTCGGAATTCTCTCCTATCCTTCCAGGTTTCGCTCTCTCAGCCTATGGATGCTGACTACCAACTGTTGGTGTCCTCTGGCAATTAAAAATCCTTTGTCCTCCATTTTGTAAGCGATAGTTCATGTATTTGTGAGAGCGGACCAAGGAAATAAAGGATGTTATTGAGCGTTTGTTTTGATACAACTAAATCAAAGAATTTCCAACAACTTACCAAGCACCTTTTAGAAAGcattcattgcttttcttttttcaatatctCGCTTGAGCTGACAAAGGGTGCACAGAGGAAAACATCCCAGCCATAGGAAATCACCACAAATAGATccctgttaaaaaacaaacagcgGGTCCACACATAGGCTATGAATAGAGTCACGCAAGTCCTTGCATTCGCATAGCTTTTCAAAACTCCTTAAAAGGTACATTTTATGTTACTGGTTTAGCATGAGGAttttcattatctccatttttctgaTGACCCACATGAAGGTAAATGACTTGTTCAGATCACATAACAAATTGGTAGCGGcccttggtctttcttttctgaaGCCTGTGCCCTTAACCATATATGACACGATTTCAGCTGATCTGCAGGGTATGACTACAGCCCTCATCCTCTAACATCAATTCTGAGATGGCTTCCCTTTAAAGCCAGTCATAAAATGCACCAATTTTTCTGTAGTTTGTGAGCAGAGACAGATGGGGCCCCACATTGTATCCCTCTTACTGTTTTCATTGACATCTCTCAAGTTCTGCAATGGAAGAAGTTTGGAGCAAAGGGGAGATACACAAATtatgggggaaggaagaaagaagaggaagaatttgTTTGGAAAGCCGTGGGATGGGGAACTTTGCAAGGATTTGAGGGCCGTCTCGATGGAAGTGTCCAACCGGATCCTCAATGACCTTCCAGGTGACGTGCCCTTGAAGGGATTCCTGTTCTGGTGCAGGAGGCACTGAGTGAACCGGGGAGTTCTAGTCTGATAACCCGGTTTTATTACTGCGTGTCTTGACAGACTGAAAGAATTTTGAATCCATTATTTGATAGCACTTATGTTCTTAAGGTTTGAGTTTAATATAATTCCCAATTTATAGTGTGAGCtcgtggggtggggtgaggggtggcagTGTGTACGTAGGAGCTTCTAAGTGGTGAGACTATGAGcgatttatttttcatgaaaagaaatttttcctGTTGCTACAGTGCTTTGATCGTCATCTAACAGTGTAAGCATTTGGGGCAAAGAGCCAACCTGTCTATAAAAGGAGGTAACACTTCCCACACCACAAGAGTTTGCAGGCAGTACATGAGCAACTACATGTCAGAATAATATTCAGCTCACGGTAGTACAACCAGTGGTtatcccttttcttcctccttctctcctgcaCAGGTTGTGCCCTGGCAAAGGTATGCTCTCCTGGCTGTATCCACAAAAGAAGGGGCAGATCAGAGAGGTGTACTGTCGCAGCCCCACAAAGATTTGCATAGATATGAAAGGGAaacaaagcagagagcctgaacgATATAAACGAGTCCTGGGAATTATTTTTAGGTCTGTTCAAAGGAGGAAATAGAGATACACTGTCTATAAATACTCCGCTTCATTGTATGTTGAGGAAACCTACTATAGCTAGAATCCTAGACCTAGAAATCACCTTGCACAACTTCCTcatgacagatgagaaaactgatgcCACCACGTGATTTATCAGAGAACAAGCCGAGCTGTTCCCAAAGCCTCATCTCCAGGATCCAGCTAAGGACCCCTTCCTACATACCGTGTTGGGGTCTTGGGCTGCGTTGAGAACGTTACCATCACATCATGTACGGAAGTGCACATGCGTGACACCTCACACACGATTCAGGAAGTCCCAATCCAGGCACAGAGTTAAGAGCCCATGTGTGTTGTGCTACGTTAGGGTTAGCATGAATGAGGGCAGCCTTGAGTGCTGCGACATCAGGGACCTGAGCAAGCACGCAGGAGAAATGAGGCCAGGGCCCTGCACACACCTCTTCCCTGAGGAAATAGCTGAGCAATtctcagagaaaagaacaaaaagagaagtaGTTGTTTACTGAGCACGTATTACTTGCCAGGTCCTGTGTTAAGCCCTTTCCGTACATTATCTCCCATGACTCTTGCTACCCCATTAAAGGGGAGGATCGGTGTGACCATTTATCAATGAGGGGGTTGAGGCTTAGGGAGATGAGCAACTTACTCCCGGTCCAGTGGGAGCAGTGAGTGGGGCAGAGGCTGCATTTCTAGGAACAGAATCCATCACATCACCTATTTGTTTAAACCGTTTTCAGTGACTTCCCTGCTCACTCGGAGTAAAGCTCAGGTTCTTACAATGGTTCTCAAGGCCCTAGAGTTTCTAAATCTTGCTCTAATATCATCTTTTTCTATGAGatcctgcccccaccctctcACTCATTCTATTCCAGCTTCTCTGGCCCTTTCCGGTTTCTGGAACTTTCCAGATAAACTCTACTTTAAAGCCTTGGGCGATACTCTTTTTTCTGCCCAGCTCTTCCCCCGATGGGTAGCTTCTTTCTCATCCTTTCACTTTTGTAAGAAAGCCTTCCCTCATCGCCCTATTTAACATTAGAACTCCCTTTCTAAAAATGTGGATGGACATtgaattttgttgactgtttttccTGCATCAGCTGAAATGATGataatggtttttctttttgaatctgTAACTAGAGTATTCCGATACTGAGCCatctttgcattcctgggataaacctcgcttggataaaaataaattttgtaatgctgaaaaaaataaaattagaatgctTCAACATTCTTTATTCctcttctttgtttaatttttttctgtgccaCTTATTAGCATCCTATAAGGTTTTTACTGAGTCGCAGTGTAGCAGTCTTCTCCCATTAGAGTGTGAGCTCTGCCATGGACAGCCATCATAGTAATCAGTGATTCCGGCGAGAAGCTTCAGCGGACGTTAGTCCCAGTGGCTGAAGGGCTATGAGGAACAGGGTGCTCACGTCTCTCTACCAGGTCCTTACTCGTTACGAAGGGGAAAATGGCAACCTTAGGTGGAGAACTTCACCAGAAGGTGGAGGACCTTACAGCAGACACTACCTTAACTAAGTAATCAAAGGAAACAACAACCATAATGGGATACAGTGATGTCGTGTGCATCTTGATAGGAAGCACAGTGACTATTACATTAGTTCTGTGGAGGTTCTGTCAAAGTGTAAACCCTAAATATATCCACGAGGACACATTTGACACAGCAAATTGAGGGACAGTCTACAAAATAAATGGTctgcattttggggggaaaaaggcaaggaaagactgagaaactatTCCCTATTGTAGGAGACTAAAGAGGAATGACAATTGAACAGAATTTGTGGTTTCGGATTGGTTTTCTTCTCATCCACAGAATGCTGTTGGGTTATTTGGTAAAGTTTAAATAAGACCCACAAATTAGCAAATAGTACCATATCCGTGTTAAATTCCTGATTTCAGTCATTGCATTATAGTTAGAGAAATGAAGGCCCTTGTCACTGAGAAATGCGTGGTGCCATAGAGATGCCATAGGATGTCAAGTCTGTCATTTCCTATCGATGTTCCCGAAAAGAGACTAGACAAAGAGgtggaggagaggaaatggaaggaaggggCAGGATTTCAGTATTCGAGGCGTGTGGGTGCAGGGTATTCAGGAATTCCTTGTAtcgtttttccttttttccccccatttatgATTTCTGCAGCTTCTCTTCAAGTTTGAAACTATGTTAAAATAGAGGtctgaaaaaataagaagaaacaggATGTAAGCCACATGCACTGAGGTGCCTCTAGCATCTGCAAAGTACTGGGCGTGTTCCATGCACAGGACACATCTCTGTTGAAGGAGTGAGCACTGGCTTGTGAGCCAGATGTGCTGGCTTGCAAGGGATCTACCGCAGGCGCATTTCTCCCCCTGGCTTCCTAACACACCGTCATCCAGCCTACAGATCTGCGGGGTCCTGGGTCTGACTGAGTAaagtggggagagggtgagggctCTCCACCCCTCACCTACTCACCTGCAGCCACCGTTTCAGGGACGCATCTACAGGAACACAAGATTTTATTACAAACGTTCCCTGGTATGAACAGCAGCGCGGTCCCCgtccatcattttaaaaatttaggatgGGAGTGGAGCAAAGATTAGGGTCAAGCCCAGGAGGCGAGGAGGGCAGTTGCACAGCTGCGGTCCTCCTGCAGGGAGCCCTCGGTGTGGCTCGTGTGGCAGGGCGCGGGGACTCACCGGGATGCCATAGCGCGTCCTGTACAAGGTCCTCATAGCCACGCTGGCCCCGCACAGGCAGCACTCGTCCATGTCGGAGGCGATCTGACACGAGAGGCACAGGGGGAAGAAAGTGCCGCAGAGGCCTACGTGCAAGGGGAAGCCACAAAGAGGAGTTAGTGAGAGTCGTCTCGCTGGCAACAAAATCATGTCTTTCCAAAAGATGCTGGCTCCAGAGACGGCTCTAATGGGCCCCGGAGAAAGCAGTGTTTGTTATCTGGCTTTTTCGGCCTGGCTTCTGGATCCCTCCGTCCGGCAACTGGGGTAACTTGTGAGTCACTGTACCGGGTCCGATTTAACTGCAGAAGCTCCTGCCTTGCCATTCGGAGCACGTTCTCATGATCCTTCTTCCCTGCCTGTGACACCGGGTCCCGCCTGGGGAGGAAATCTGAGAAGGACGTCTGAGAAGCCCTCTAAAGCCATGGGGGGTGGTGTTGAGGGTCAAAACACTGAGTGAACAAATCATTAGGGACAATGAGTGGAAATAGATTCTAGAAGGTCGTTCGGGCAAAAGGACCCCATCATTGTTAGGAGGATGGACGTGCGCAGAAAGGACGGGA
Coding sequences:
- the LOC125093932 gene encoding placenta-specific gene 8 protein-like, which encodes MNPVVSQPGYGTGGVMNSDWQTGVFDCCDDLGICLCGTFFPLCLSCQIASDMDECCLCGASVAMRTLYRTRYGIPGSICGDFLWLGCFPLCTLCQLKRDIEKRKAMNAF